From Chthoniobacterales bacterium:
CTTGGCCGCGGCCAATCCCGACAAACCGTCGGAGGCCTCGCGCAGACGGTAGCCGGCCTTTTTCAAATGCAGGCAGATCAGATTGCGGACGTCTGTCTCATCCTCGACGACGAGAATTCGCGGTTTTGAGTCCTGCGTCGAGGGCATCCCACGAACCTAAAAACGAAGCGTCTCGCCCTCAAACGCAAAAAAGTGAGCCGCCGGTATTCCCAGTCAGAAAACAAGAAAACTGACCGGCCCGGCGGCTCTTGGCGCAAACCAAACCATGTGTTTCGACCGCTCCCGGCCTCGGGCGTTCAAAAAAAGAATCCGGTAAAAGCGAATGACCCCGGCAGCAGGTTTGCGAATAATTTATCATGGCGAACATTGCCTTCCGTTGGCCCTTTTTCCGGCGGGCATCCGTGCTAAAGTCCGGAGATTCCATGATGAAACGCTTCTATCCTGTTGCAGCGTTGGTCGCCGTTGCTTGGCTTTCTGCCTGCAGCCCGATGGACAAACGGCATGTGATCCATGTGAGCGTTGCCGACCAGAAAATGCTGGTCACCGACCGCGGCGAGGCGGTTTCCACCTACCCCATTTCGACTTCGAAATACGGCCTGAGTTCGCGCCCGGGCAGCTACGGCACGCCGCTGGGCAAGCACCGGGTCGCGAGAAAAATCGGCCACGGCCTGCCACTGGGTGCCGTCCTGAAATCACGGCGCTTCACCGGCGAGATTCTTCCGGTCGATGCACCCGGACGCGATCCGATCGTCACGCGCATCCTGTGGTTGCGCGGCGTGGAGCGCGGCAACGGCAACAGTTTTTCGCGGCTCATTTACATCCACGGCACACCCGAGGAACGCAACATCGGCTCGCCGTCCAGCTACGGATGCATCCGCATGCGGTCGAAGGACGTGACCGAATTGTTCGCCCGTGTCGGCGTCGGTGCGAAGGTGGATATCTTCCGCGATCCGCTGGCCGTTCGCTTCCCGAAGCTCTTCAAACAGCAGGAGCATGCTGCTCCAGCCCCGCAGCCTGCCGCGACTCCCGCAGAAATGGCGGCGATCCCGGCGGCGGCCCGCGAACTTTGAACCGCCTGCGAGAGCCCGCGGAGTCCGGCATGCTCCGCATTGTTTTGACATGGATGCTGTGGCTGGCGCTGCTCGCGTGGGCCGCGACAATCCTGTTTATCTCATCCCTCACCCCGGAATCTCTTCCGCGCGCCGCATTCGTCACATGGGACAAGCTGAACCATCTGGCCGCCTTCGCCGCGGGCGGATGGCTCGCCGCCAGTGCCCTGCGATCCACGTGGCCGGAGCGGCCCGTCCGCGGGCTTCTTGTGTCCGCCGTGCTCTTGGTCGCCCTTTTCGGCGCCTTCGACGAAGCCCTCCAGACATTCACCCCGGGCCGGTCCGGCGGTGACATCTTTGATTGGATCGCCGATCTTCTCGGCGCCATGCTCGGCACGCTGCTGAACCTTTTGACCCATGCCCGACTCCAACGTCTCGTCACGCGTCGCTAAACTGCGGCGCGAGATCGCGCGGCACGACCGCCTCTATTACGAGCAGGCTGCGCCGGAAATAACCGACCGGGAATATGACACACTTTTGCGCGATTTGCGCGATCTCGAGGACGCGCACCCCGCGCTGCGCACGCCCGACTCGCCCACCCAGCGCGTCGCCGGAAAACCGCTCGATGGCTTCCGGCAGGTGCGACATCGCGCCGCCATGCAGAGCCTGGACAACACCTACTCGCTGGAAGAGGCGGATGCGTTCATCGCACGCGTGGAAAAGCTCCTGCCGGGAGCGGAGCTGCGCTGGACCATCGAGCCGAAGGTGGATGGTGTCGCCATCTCTCTGACCTACCGCGACGGGGCCCTCGAACTGGCGGCGACCCGCGGCGACGGCACCACGGGCGATGACGTCACGCAGAACATCCGCACCATCCGTTCGATTCCGCTGCAACTCGGGGGCAAGGCTCCCGAAGTCGTCGAAATCCGCGGGGAAGTTTACCTGCCGAAGAAAAAATTCGCCGCGCTCAACGAGGAGCGTGAGAAAAACGGCGAGCCGCTGTTTGCCAACCCGCGCAACGCGGCAGCCGGATCCCTCAAACTTCTCGATTCCTCGGTCGTCGCAAGGCGCGGACTCAACGCGGTGTTCTACGGACTCGGGGCCGTCGAAGGCGGATCGGCACCTGCCACGCAGGTGGAATTGCTCCATTGGCTGCAAGAATCCGGATTGCCCATCGTGCCGAAATTCTGGGAAGCCGACAGCCCGCGAGGAATCCGTGAAGCCGTTGCCTCGCTCGAAAACATCCGCAACGACTTCGCCTTCGAGACCGACGGTGCGGTGATCAAGCTCGATGACTTCCGGCGACGCGAACAGGCCGGTGCGACTTCCAAAGCGCCGCGCTGGGCGATGGCCTACAAATACGAGGCTGAACGCGCACGCACGCGGCTCAACGACATCACCGTGCAGGTCGGACGCACCGGAACGCTCACCCCCGTGGCCGAACTTGAGCCCGTGCAGATCGCCGGAAGCCGCGTGGCCCGCGCCACGCTGCACAACGAGGAGGAAATCGCCCGCAAAGACATCCGTATCGGCGACCACGTGTTTGTCGAAAAAGCCGGCGAGGTGATCCCCGCTGTCGTCGGCGTCGATGTGAAGGCACGCACCGGACGCGAAGAGAAATTCCGCATGCCCGACAAATGCCCGTCGTGCCGCAGCGAAGTTTTCCGCGATCCCGAACTCACGGCCGTGCGCTGTATCAACCCGGATTGCCCCGCGCAAATCCGCCGCCGGCTCGAGCACTTCGCCGCGCGCGGTGCGATGGATATCGAGGGGCTGGGCGAAGCCATGGTCGATCAACTCGTCACCACGGGATTGGTCAGCGCCCTGCCCGACATTTACGCGCTGAAGTCCGATGAAGTCTCCGCCCTCGAGCGCATGGGCGACAAAAGCACTGCCAATCTGCTCTCCGCAATCGAAAGCAGCAAAAAGCAGCCGCTGTGGCGTCTGCTCTTCGGTCTCGGCATCATGCATGTGGGGGCATCCCTCGCCCGCAGGCTCGCCGGCAAATTCCGCACGCTGGACAACATCGCCTCCGCATCGGTGGAGGAACTCCTCGGCACGGAGGATGTCGGCGAAATCGTGGCCGAAGAAATCCACGGCTTTTTCCGGTTGCCGCACAACAAGAGGCTGATCGAGAACCTGCGCGGACACGGGCTCAACTTCGGCGAACATGACGAGAGCGCCGCACCTGCATCGCAGGAACTCGCCGGCGAAACATGGGTGATCACCGGCACGTTGAGCCGCCCCCGCGACGAAATCGCCGAACTCATCCGCCGCCACGGCGGAACGGTCAGCGGCAGCGTGAGCAAAAAAACATCGTTCGTCCTCGCCGGAGAAGAAGCCGGCAGCAAACTCGAGAAGGCCAAGTCCCTGGGTGTTCCCGTGGCCGATGAGGAAACTTTGCGCGCACGTCTGGCATGAAACTCGTCTCTTGGAACGTCAACGGCATCCGCTCGATTCTGGGCAAAGGGTTGCTGGATTTTTGGGGCGCCGAGCGGCCCGATGTGCTCTGCCTGCAGGAGACCAAGGCGAAGCCGGAGCAGGTTGCCGACGTGGCATGGCCGCGGGGATTCGAACCGCATTGGAACAGCGCGGAGAAGCCCGGTTATTCGGGTGTCGCCGCCTTCGCAAAAAAGAAGCCGTTGCGCGCAACCCGCGGCATCGGTGTGGAGGAACATGACCGCGAAGGGCGTGTCGTCACGCTGGAATATGACACATTTTTCCTCGTCAACGTCTATACGCCGAATTCCCAGCGCGAACTCACTCGGCTCGAATACCGCACGGAGAAGTGGGAACCCGCGTTCCGCAGCCACCTCAAGAACTTGGAAAAGAAAAAACCGGTTATTTTCTGCGGCGACCTCAATGTCGCGCACACCGAGTCGGATCTCGCCAATCCGAAGACCAACCGGCGCAATGCGGGTTTCACCGACGAGGAGCGCGCGCAATTCCAAGCCCTGATCGACGCGGGCTTTGTCGATACCTTCCGGCTCTTCACCGAAGGAAACGGCCATTACACTTGGTGGAGCTACATGAACAACGCGCGTCCGCGGAATATCGGGTGGCGCATCGATTATTTTCTCGTATCGAAGGAACTGGTGCCGCGGGTGAAATCCGCGCGCATTTTGCCCCACGTGCCCGGCTCGGACCACTGCCCGGTCGTTTTGGAAATCAAGGACTGACCGAGAGCAGCGGCTTCAGCGCCTCGAATTTTTTCGAGGTGAGGCCATAAACCCGCTGCACATCATCGACTGTCGCATAAGGGCGGCCATCGATGATTCTTTGCGCCAGGGTTTTCCCCACCCCGGGCAGGCGCTCCACATCCTCGAACGACGCGGTGTTCACATCGACCATCCCTCCGGGTTGCGCGCCGAACTCCTCTTCGAGTTCGCGCTTTTCCTCGCGGCGCTCTTCCCGCATCGCGGCGAGTTTCGACGGGTTGGTCTTCGCCCAAAGCCCCTTCTTTTCCAACGCGGCCTGCAACTCGATGTCATCGATCCTGGCCTTGGCGTCATCATCGGACAAACCTTCGGGTGAAGTGCGCCCCACGCCGTAGCTGCGGGCAAGGCCGTTTTCCACGAGCCAAGAGGCGAGATCTTTGCCGTCCGAAGTGGTGACGAAGGCGTAGATGCGCGGCTTTGCCGAGCGCCCGAGAGCGCGGGAGAACGCGGTTTGCACCGTGAAAGCTTTCGAGAGAATGCGCGCGACTTCGTCTTTCGCCTTGCGTCCGAATTCCAGGGTCACTTTCGGATCCTCGACGCCGAAATAGGCCGACTGCTCGCGCACGCGCCGCTGGTCGCTTTCGGTGCCGGCCGATGTTTCCGGGCAATCGACGAAATAGAGTCGCACCACTTCCTCGCGACCCGGGCCGATTTTCACCGGGAAGCTGTCGCCATCCGCCCACTCCGAAGCTGCGAGGGTGCAATTCTCGAACCTCTGCAAATCCGGCACCGGCACCGCGCGAACCGTCGCCGCAAGACATAGCATGAAGGGGAACAACCGTCGCGTCATGAACGGAGACTACCACTGCCGGCGGGGCGGAACCAGAGCATGGCGTTTATTGGTTCGTGAAGAGGACGCGGTAAAAATTGTTGGTGCTGCCGAGCGGGACGGAGAATTCGCGACGCTCGTAGGACGAAGGGAGAAGCACGCCGCTTTGGTCGGCGGAGGTGGCAACCGGAATCGCGGTGTTGGTGAAGACGGAGGTGCTCAGATTTGTGCTGTTCTGCACCGCGTAGTTGCCGGCTGCGCCTTTGAGTCCGACAAAGCGGAACACGACAAACGCACCGCTGTTCGAGGAAGCGAGAAGCGAAGGCGTGCCGACCGTCGGATTGCCGTCGAAGGCGTATTCCTTCACATTGCTGAAACCGTCCCCGTCGGGATCGGCGCCCGGGGAGGTGTTGGTCAGACCGGGATAAGCAGTAAGCCAAGTATTGTAGGCGAGGAACGACGAAGGGTTGTCGGTCGGCGTGCCACTCACGGCAGTGGAAGCCGCGCCATGGCCGGCCAAATTCACGGCCCGGATTTTGAGCTGATAGGTCGTGCCGTTGCTCAGGCCGGTAATGACCAGCGGACTGGCGGCCGAGGCGGGTTCGCGCCGGGTCCAGACCGCGCCATTGCTGGTGGAAAATTCATAGTTGTTGACGGGCGCGCCGCCATCGTCGGCAGGCGGCAGGAAATCGACCGTCAGTTGACCGTTGCCCGCCTGCACGAGAGTGATCGATGGGGCAGACGGAGGGGCAGGCACCGGCGAACCGGTCGGAGTTCCCTCGACAGGATTGGAATCATCGCCCGGGCCGGCCGCATTCACCGCGCGAATGCGGACCGTGTAATCGACACCGTTGGTGAGACCGGTGATGACGACCGGGCTGGTCGTCACGGCGGGAACATGCGGGTTCCATGATGCGCCGTTGTCGGTCGAATATTCGTAGTTGGTGACCGGGGCACCTCCGTCATACACAGGCGCGGTGAAGACAACCGACAATTGCTGGTTTCCGGGCAGAATGGAAGTGATCGTCGGCTCGGACGGTGTGTCCGGAACCGGCGTGCCATTCACCGCATTGGAGGCCGCCCCGTATCCCGCGGAATTCAACGCGCGGATACAAACAGCATACGTCGTTCCGTTGGCGAGACCCGTGATGGAAATGGGGCTGCTCGTGGAAGCGGGCGAACGCCGGTTCCAAGTCGTGCCGCCGTCGGTGGAATACTCGTAGTTTGTGATCGCTGAACCGCCGTCCGATGAGGGCGCGGTGAAAGACACTGTCAGCCTTTGATTGCCGGGGATAATCGAAGTGATCGTCGGCGCACCGGGTGGAACCGGTGCGGGCGTTGCGGTCGGAGTGCCGTTGACCGTCGCCGAGGCGGCACCGGATCCGGCGGTGTTCACCGCGCGGATTTGCACCGGGTAAGTTGTTCCGTTGACCAAACCCGTGATGATCAACGGGCTGCTGGTCACGACGGGGGCGTGCGCGGTCCATGTGCTCCCGCCATCGGTCGAATATTCGTAATTGTTGAAAGGTGCGCCGGACAAAGGCGGGGTGAAGGCCACCGCAAGTTGACTGTTGCCGGGCGTGATACCCGTGATGGTCGGCGCGGAGGGCGGAGCGGGTGCAGGCGCACCGCTAACCGTGCCGGTCACGGCAACTTGCGTCGAAGGAACACTCGAGCTGGCGACGGTCACATTGCCCGACAGCGTGCCGGCGGTTCCGCTGGCGGCCAGACGCACATACACAGGCACCGGCGCGAGATTCGTAGTGAGCAAGGACGGAGCATTGGTCGCCGTCAACGTTGCCGTGCCACCGAAACCGGTGACGCTGTTGGTCGAGACTTGGAATCCCGCCGGAGCCGTGACGGTCACGGCGGTATTCGAGAGGTTGACGCCTTGGACGAGGAAAGAAGCCGGTGACGAAGGCGCGTTGAGCAGGGCAGTCATAGGCGCGACAGGCGACGGCACAGCGACCAATGTGGCTGGCGTGTTGGCCGGTGCTACGCCCGTCGTTGATACCTGGACGTAAAAGCCCTTCGTGTTGAGCGGACCGGAAACGTTGGTTGCGACCAAGTCATAACTGTTCGACATGATGGCGTTCACCGCGTAAATGCGCGGCGGATTGAGTCCGGATCCGGCGGCCGGAGTGCCGCTGATCGAACCGTAAACGATGCCGTTGTTCGTCTTGTTGGAAAAGGTCACGCCGGCGGGCAATCCTTGCACAACCCAGGAGGCAGGGGCCCGCATTTGCAG
This genomic window contains:
- a CDS encoding L,D-transpeptidase, whose amino-acid sequence is MDKRHVIHVSVADQKMLVTDRGEAVSTYPISTSKYGLSSRPGSYGTPLGKHRVARKIGHGLPLGAVLKSRRFTGEILPVDAPGRDPIVTRILWLRGVERGNGNSFSRLIYIHGTPEERNIGSPSSYGCIRMRSKDVTELFARVGVGAKVDIFRDPLAVRFPKLFKQQEHAAPAPQPAATPAEMAAIPAAAREL
- a CDS encoding VanZ family protein, whose protein sequence is MHPHAVEGRDRIVRPCRRRCEGGYLPRSAGRSLPEALQTAGACCSSPAACRDSRRNGGDPGGGPRTLNRLREPAESGMLRIVLTWMLWLALLAWAATILFISSLTPESLPRAAFVTWDKLNHLAAFAAGGWLAASALRSTWPERPVRGLLVSAVLLVALFGAFDEALQTFTPGRSGGDIFDWIADLLGAMLGTLLNLLTHARLQRLVTRR
- the ligA gene encoding NAD-dependent DNA ligase LigA — encoded protein: MPDSNVSSRVAKLRREIARHDRLYYEQAAPEITDREYDTLLRDLRDLEDAHPALRTPDSPTQRVAGKPLDGFRQVRHRAAMQSLDNTYSLEEADAFIARVEKLLPGAELRWTIEPKVDGVAISLTYRDGALELAATRGDGTTGDDVTQNIRTIRSIPLQLGGKAPEVVEIRGEVYLPKKKFAALNEEREKNGEPLFANPRNAAAGSLKLLDSSVVARRGLNAVFYGLGAVEGGSAPATQVELLHWLQESGLPIVPKFWEADSPRGIREAVASLENIRNDFAFETDGAVIKLDDFRRREQAGATSKAPRWAMAYKYEAERARTRLNDITVQVGRTGTLTPVAELEPVQIAGSRVARATLHNEEEIARKDIRIGDHVFVEKAGEVIPAVVGVDVKARTGREEKFRMPDKCPSCRSEVFRDPELTAVRCINPDCPAQIRRRLEHFAARGAMDIEGLGEAMVDQLVTTGLVSALPDIYALKSDEVSALERMGDKSTANLLSAIESSKKQPLWRLLFGLGIMHVGASLARRLAGKFRTLDNIASASVEELLGTEDVGEIVAEEIHGFFRLPHNKRLIENLRGHGLNFGEHDESAAPASQELAGETWVITGTLSRPRDEIAELIRRHGGTVSGSVSKKTSFVLAGEEAGSKLEKAKSLGVPVADEETLRARLA
- the xth gene encoding exodeoxyribonuclease III, which produces MKLVSWNVNGIRSILGKGLLDFWGAERPDVLCLQETKAKPEQVADVAWPRGFEPHWNSAEKPGYSGVAAFAKKKPLRATRGIGVEEHDREGRVVTLEYDTFFLVNVYTPNSQRELTRLEYRTEKWEPAFRSHLKNLEKKKPVIFCGDLNVAHTESDLANPKTNRRNAGFTDEERAQFQALIDAGFVDTFRLFTEGNGHYTWWSYMNNARPRNIGWRIDYFLVSKELVPRVKSARILPHVPGSDHCPVVLEIKD